A single region of the Gossypium arboreum isolate Shixiya-1 chromosome 12, ASM2569848v2, whole genome shotgun sequence genome encodes:
- the LOC108478791 gene encoding zinc-finger homeodomain protein 5-like produces the protein MEKSIKTDEINKAAIAVEGEANSVQGVDGDGVDEQGGAIYMECRRNYLAPIGRYIVDGCEKFMKRSASEDQTKEALFCARCGCHRSFHRKVMPPPPHVRDNTRFHRIMDFLYSLPVTRLETRPPAPWLMRSLQQQQLANYELVEGQGSSLSPEEGEEKTDSESGDEVNQAV, from the coding sequence AtggaaaaatcaataaaaactgATGAAATCAATAAAGCAGCTATTGCTGTTGAAGGTGAAGCCAATTCTGTCCAAGGGGTGGACGGTGATGGTGTTGATGAACAAGGCGGAGCGATATACATGGAATGCAGGCGTAACTATCTAGCTCCCATTGGAAGATACATTGTAGACGGTTGCGAGAAATTCATGAAGAGATCAGCTAGCGAAGACCAAACCAAGGAAGCCCTCTTTTGTGCAAGGTGTGGATGCCACCGTAGCTTTCACAGGAAAGTAATGCCTCCACCGCCTCATGTCCGAGACAATACCAGATTCCACCGTATTATGGACTTTCTTTATTCCCTTCCTGTAACAAGGCTTGAAACTCGACCGCCGGCACCATGGCTGATGCGATCACTACAGCAGCAGCAGCTTGCTAATTATGAACTAGTTGAGGGTCAAGGGTCATCCTTAAGCCCAGAGGAAGGTGAAGAAAAGACTGACTCTGAGAGCGGGGATGAAGTTAATCAGGcagtataa
- the LOC108478888 gene encoding zinc-finger homeodomain protein 2-like yields the protein MMRFFPFKEQFHLPNHPTNTALLIINSLSLSRSLSISLSLMEGETSNVVIKVEAESDVEPISVQRCCSLVSDQSNERICRYKECRRNHAASIGRYAIDGCGGFICCKDDLFICAACGCHRSFHRKDYLPPPPQPKLMPSCLAPWPLASHNGLTGETSLFVKDRNNTVAGPGAEEQNTNKEAKRTRLTVEQKNKMMRFADKLGWRSQKHDDAEIRQFCEQVGITKRMFVVWLNNNRRRSRKGSK from the coding sequence ATGATGCGATTCTTTCCATTTAAAGAGCAGTTTCACTTGCCTAACCATCCCACAAACACAGCACTGCTGATTAtcaactctctctctctctctcgctctctctctatctctctctctctcatggAAGGAGAAACAAGTAATGTTGTGATCAAAGTGGAGGCTGAATCAGATGTTGAGCCCATTTCAGTCCAAAGATGCTGCAGTCTTGTTTCAGACCAGAGTAATGAAAGAATCTGCAGGTACAAAGAATGCAGGCGCAACCATGCCGCTTCAATTGGCCGCTACGCTATTGACGGTTGTGGGGGGTTCATTTGTTGCAAAGACGACCTATTCATATGTGCTGCATGCGGCTGTCATCGCAGCTTCCACCGCAAAGATTATTTGCCTCCTCCACCTCAACCAAAATTAATGCCATCATGCCTGGCACCCTGGCCTTTAGCATCCCACAATGGACTCACTGGCGAGACTTCCTTGTTCGTTAAAGACCGGAATAACACTGTTGCAGGTCCCGGCGCAGAGGAACAAAACACGAACAAGGAAGCAAAAAGAACAAGGCTAACAGTGGAGCAGAAGAACAAAATGATGAGGTTCGCTGATAAGTTAGGGTGGAGGTCCCAGAAGCACGACGACGCTGAGATCCGACAGTTCTGCGAGCAAGTCGGAATTACGAAGCGCATGTTCGTCGTTTGGTTGAACAACAACAGGCGTCGGAGCCGGAAGGGTTCTAAGTGA
- the LOC108476926 gene encoding ATP phosphoribosyltransferase 2, chloroplastic-like, whose translation MSLLQPYFQQCASPAFSISFPSHSCYVSVSKRTFISCCSSQSQTAIVDAPIDSKIAERDEIRLGLPSKGRMAADTLDLLKDCQLSVKQVNPRQYVAQIPQLSNLEVWFQRPKDIVRKLLSGDLDLGIVGLDTVSEYGQGNEDLIIVHDALEYGDCRLSLAIPKYGIFENINSLRELAEMPQWTVEKPLRVATGFTYLGPKFMKENGLKHVIFSTADGALEAAPAMGIADAILDLVSSGTTLRENNLKEIEGGVVLESQAVLVASRKALIQRKGALDTTHEILERFEAHLRALGQFTVTANMRGGSGEEVAERVLSQPSLAGLQGPTVCPVFCKRDGKVTADYYAIVICVPKKALYKSVQQLRAIGGSGVLISPLTYIFDEETPRWRELLSKLGI comes from the exons ATGTCTCTGTTGCAGCCGTATTTCCAGCAATGCGCCTCCCCAGCCTTCTCAATCTCATTCCCTTCTCACTCTTGCTACGTTTCCGTTTCTAAACGTACCTTCATCTCTTGTTGCTCCTCCCAGTCCCAAACGGCCATCGTCGACGCCCCAATCGATTCTAAAATAGCTGAAAGGGATGAGATTCGTCTCGGCTTGCCTAGCAAGGGTCGGATGGCTGCCGACACTCTCGATCTACTCAAG GATTGTCAATTGTCGGTTAAGCAAGTCAATCCGAGGCAGTATGTTGCACAAATACCTCAG CTTTCCAATTTAGAAGTCTGGTTTCAGCGGCCCAAAGACATTGTCCGCAAATTGTTATCTGGAGACTTAGATCTTGGTATCGTGGGGCTCGATACTGTCAGTGAATATGGACAA GGAAATGAAGATCTTATCATTGTTCATGATGCCCTTGAGTATGGAGATTGTCGTTTATCTCTTGCA ATTCCTAAGTATGGGATCTTTGAGAATATCAATTCATTGAGGGAGCTGGCTGAGATGCCCCAGTGGACtgttgagaaacctttaagaGTTGCAACTGGCTTCACTTAT CTTGGTCCtaaatttatgaaagaaaatggaTTGAAGCATGTGATATTTTCAACTGCTGATGGAGCTTTAGAGGCAGCTCCTGCG ATGGGAATAGCTGATGCAATTTTGGACCTTGTTAGTAGTGGGACTACGTTGAGGGAGaacaatttgaaagaaattgaaggtggagttgtattAGAAAGCCAG GCTGTTCTAGTTGCAAGCCGGAAAGCGTTAATCCAGCGGAAGGGTGCACTGGATACCACACATGAGATTCTTGAAAGATTTGAGGCCCATTTGAGGGCACTTGGTCAGTTCACG GTAACTGCAAATATGAGGGGCGGTAGCGGAGAGGAAGTGGCTGAGCGAGTATTGAGCCAGCCATCTTTGGCCGGGTTGCAG GGCCCCACGGTATGTCCAGTTTTTTGTAAGCGTGATGGAAAAGTAACTGCTGACTACTATGCCATAGTCATATGCGTACCTAAGAAAGCTTTATACAAGTCTGTACAACAATTGAGAGCG ATTGGAGGCAGCGGGGTGTTGATATCACCTTTGACCTACATTTTTGATGAAGAGACCCCAAGATGGAGAGAACTTCTTTCAAAGCTTGGTATCTAG